Sequence from the Agrococcus sp. SL85 genome:
GAGAGCGACGACCGCGCGTCGGGGTGCGGCAGGCCCACGGTGACGGTCGTGCCGCCCGGCGCCGTGAGCGCGAAGGCGGTCTCGAAGGCCTTCGGATGGCCCGCCGCCTCCACGACGACCGGGGCGCGCAGGCCCTGCTCGAGCGCCGCCTCGGGCGTGAGCGCGAGGTCGGCGCCGAGCTGGCGCGCGGACTCGAGCTTCGCGGGCACGGCGTCGACGCCGATGACACGGCCGAGGCCGAGCGATCGCGCGGCGAGCAGGGCCGCCATCCCGACGCCGCCGAGGCCCACGACGACGACGTCGTCGCCCTCGCGCGGGCGCCCGGCGTTCACGACGGCCCCGCCGCCCGTGAGCATCGCGCACCCGAGGACGGCGGCGACCGCCGGCGGCACGTCGGCGCCCACGGGCACCACCGAGCGGCGATCGAGCACCGCGTGGGTCGCGAAGGCCGAGACGCCCAGGTGGTGGTGCACCGGCGTCGAGCCGTCGCCGTCGACCTCGTGGAGGCGCCGCCCGCCGCCGAGCAGGCTCGCCCGCGCCGTTCGAGGCGGAGCCGCGCTCGCAGGGCAGCCGCCCGTCGGTCGCGCACGCGGCGCAGTCGCCGCAGCGGGGGAGGAACGTCGTCACCACGCGCGTGCCGATGGCGAGGTCCACGCCAGGGCCCACGGCCTCCACGATGCCCGCGGCCTCGTGGCCGAGCAGCATCGGCACCGGCCGCGGCCGCGCGCCGTCGACGACCGACAGGTCGGAGTGGCACAGGCCCGCGGCCTCGATGCGCACGAGCAGCTCACCGGGCCCCGGCTCGTCGAGCTCGAGCTCGACGAGCTCGAGGGGTCGCGACGTGACGAACGGGCGCTCGGCGCCGATCGCCCGCAGCACCGCGCCGCGGATCCGCATCAGCGGCCGTCCCAGCCCTCGACGGCGCCGTCGGGGCTCGCCTCGCGCACCACGAGCGTGCAGTCCTTGCCGCCGAGGCCGTCGTCGAGGAGCCGCTGCAGCTGGTCGCGGATCAGCGTCGCGGCCGGCACCGCCACGCCCGTCGCCTCGGCGCCCGCGACCGCGAGCGCGACGTCCTTGTGCGCGAGCATCGCCGAGAACGAGGCGTCGAAGTTGTCGTCGGCCGCGGAGCCGGCGACGACCCCCGGGACGGGGTACCAGGTGCGCACCGCCCAGGAATCGCCGGAGGAGACGCGCGCGACGTCGAAGAAGGCCTTGGGATCCAAGCCGAGCTGCTTCGCGAGCTGCGAGCCCTCGCTCATCGCGAGGATCGAGATGCCGAGCATCATGTTGTTCACGAGCTTCGCCGCGATGCCGTGCGTCGCCTCGCCCACGGCGAAGACGTTGCCGGCCATGGGCGTCACGACGGCGCGGGCGTCCTCGACGTCGGCGGCGTCGCCGCCGAGCATGAACGTGAGGGTCGCGGCCGCTGCGCCCTGGATGCCGCCGGAGACCGGCGCGTCGACGAAGCGCAGCCCGCGCGAGCCCGCCTCGTCGTGGCACCAGGCGGAGGTCTCGACGTCGACGGTCGAGGTGTCGAGCACGAGCGTGCCGGCGGCGGCGTGGGCGAAGACGCCCTCGGCGCCCGCGAGCACCTCGCGCACGTGGTCGCCCTTCGGCAGCGAGAGGATCACGACCTCCGCGCCCTCGACGGCCTCCGCGATCGAGGCCGTGGGCGTGATCCCGTGCTCCGCGGCGCGTGCGCGCAGCGCCTCGACCACGTCGAAGCCGCGCACGTCGTGCCCCGCCGAGACGAGGTGCGCCGACATGCGGCTGCCCATGTTGCCGAGCCCGATCCAGGCGATGGACGTCATCGTCGATTCCCTCCGTTGGGTTGTGCTCCCACGCTATCGCCGGGGAGCAGGACGGGCGGCGAGGGTGCCCTCGCCGCCCGCGGTGCCGGGGCACGCGTCAGCCGCGCGTCCCGGGCGAACGGTCGCTCAGACCGTGCCCTTCTCCTGCAGCAGACGCTCGCGGTCGGCGTCGTCGACGTCGTGGAGCGAGATGCCCTTGGTCTCCTTGAGCGCGAGCACGGCGATGAGCGTGATCGCGCAGCAGATGACCAGATAGATCGCGACCGGGACAGAGCTGCCGAACTGGCCGAGCAGCGCGGTCGCGATGATCGGCGCGAGCGAGCCCGCGACGATCGACGTCACCTGGTAGCCGAGCGAGACGCCCGAGTAGCGCATGCGCGTCGGGAAGAGCTCCGCCATGATCGCCGGCTGCCCGGCGTACATGAGGGCGTGGAAGGCCAGGCCGATGATGATCGCGGCGAGGATGACGACGTCGTTGCCCGACTCGAACATCGGGAAGGCGAAGAAGCCCCACGTCGCGCCGAGCAGGGTGCCGACGAGGTACATGGGCTTGCGGCCCACGCTGTCGACGAAGCGGCCGACGATCGGCACGAAGACGAAGTGCGCGACGTGCGCGATCGCCATGAGGCCGAGGATGCGCGCGACGTCGTACTCGAGGTACGTGCGCAGGTACACGATCGAGAACGTGACGACGAGGTAGTAGAGCACGTTCTCCGCGAAGCGGAGGCCCATGGCCGTGAGCACGCCCTTGGGGTAGCGCTTCAGCACCTCGAGCACGCCGTACGACTGCGCCTTCGACTCCGCGACCTCCTCGCGGACGGACTGGAAGATCGGCGCGTCCTCGACGCGCGTGCGGATGTAGTAGCCGACGCCGACGATGACGACCGAGAGCCAGAACGCGATGCGCCAGCCCCAGCCGAGGAAGTCCTCGTCCGAGAGGGTCCACTGCAGCACGAGCAGCACGAGGGTCGCGAGCAGGTTGCCCGCGGGCACCGCCGCCTGCGGGAACGACGACCAGAAGCCGCGCTCCTTGTTGGGCGAGTGCTCGGCCACGAGCAGCACGCCGCCGCCCCACTCCCCGCCGACCGCGAAGCCCTGGGCGAAGCGCAGCAGCACGAGGAGCGCGGGCGCCCAGTAGCCGATCTGGTCGAAGGTCGGCAGGCAGCCCATGAGGAAGGTCGCGACGCCCACGAGGATGATCGCGAACTGCAGCAGCTTCTTGCGACCGAACTTGTCGCCGAAGTGCCCGAAGACGATGCCGCCCAGCGGGCGGGCCACGAAGCCCACCGCGTAGGTGAGGAATGCGGCGATGATCGGCGCGTAGGGGTCATCCGACGGCGGGAACATGATGACGTTGAAGACGATCGTCGCTGCCGTCGCGTACAGGAAGAACTCGTACCACTCGACGACCGTGCCGGCCATCGCGGCGGTGACGACGCGGCCGAGGCCGGAGCGCGTGTTGTCGCGCTGCGCCTCTCGCGTGGGTGCTGTCATGCCTACCTCCTCGTAGGTGCACGGGGCGTCGGTGCCCGGGACTGTGCGCCGCGAATCTAACATGACGAGCGAGTCAGGTGCGTCGCCCGGCGTGCGACACGCCACGGGTCGCGCCTCGAGCACGCCGGACGCGAGGAGGGCGGAGCCCCTCGGCCCCGCCCTCCTCGCCGCGCTGCGGCGCGCTGCTGCGTCAGCGGTCGTCGTCGGCGCGCGAGCCGAAGACGATCTCGTCCCAGGCTCGGCATCGCCGCGCGCGAGCCGCGCTTGCGCGCGCCCACGGGGCCCGTCGCGCCCGCCGTGCGGCGCTGCGGCTCCTCCTGCTCGGGCAGCGCCTCGGGCTCGGGCGCCGCGGGGCCGGTCTCCGCGGTGCGGAGGGCGTCCTCGCGCTCGCTGCGGCGGCGGCGGAGCGCGTCGAGGAGCTCGGCCGTGTGGTTCGGCTGCGCGCTCGCGGCCGAGCGGTTGATCGCGGCCGCCTGCACGCCCTCGGGCTGCGTGCCCACCTCGCCGGTGCGGCGGCGCAGCCACGGGTTGTCAGCGCGCGTCGCCTCCTGCCGGTCCTCCTCGGGCGAGCGGCGAGCGCCGTCGACCGCGTCCTCGAGGCCCACGCCGGGCTCGACGGGAGCCGGCGCCGAGCGGCGACCGCGCTCGATGGTGCGGAAGGCGTCGGAGTCGAAGCGGCCGGTGTCGGTGCGGGCGGCGTCGACGCGACCGGTGTCCGAGCGAGCGGCGTCCGGACGACCGGATCCGGCAGCCCCGCCGCCCTGGCCGAGGTCGATGCGGCCAGAGTCGCCGCGGCGCTCGGCGGGGCGCCGCTCCGCGCGCTGCTGGATGGGAGGCGCGGCGTCGGCGGCCGGGGCGGAGGCGGCACCGGTCGATCCAGGGGCCACCGGACGCGCCTGGCGGTCGATCGCGCGGAGGCGCGGCACGAGCACGCTCGACGCGTCGCCCGACTGGCTCAGCGACGTCGCCTCCTTGCCGCGCGGCAGGAGCGAGGCCTTCTTCGGCTCCCACGCCCACGTGGCCTCGTGCTGGATGCCCTCGGTCGTGAAGCGCAGGCGCACCGTCCAGGCACCGCCCTCCGTGTCCTTCCAGGCCGCCCACTCGCGGTCGGAGGCGCGCAGGTCGTCGAGCCGGTCGTCCATCGCGGCGCCGAAGCTCGTCTCGCCCGCGAGCGGATCGATGTCGCCCGTGGCGACGGGGATCGAGAGCGCGCTGTCGAGCATGTGAGCGCGCTCGGCGAGCACGGGGCCCTCGAACCGCTGCACGTAGGCGAGCTCCTCGCCGGTGGAGGCGGCGACCTCCTCGGCGGTCATGCCGCCGCGGATGAGGGCCTGCACGTCGCGCGGGCTGGCCTTGCGCTCGCGCGCCGGGATGGCGCTCGGCCGCTTGCTGCGCTCGGGCAGCGCGGAGACGGGGACGCGGTAGCGCTCGCCCGACTCGGACTCGAGGACGAGCTGGTCGTCCTCCACGCCGATGACGCTCAGCTGCTGCATGATCCGCCGGTCCTTCCTGCTGCGGGTGGGGTCGTGCGACAGCCTCCCACGCGGGCCGCACGCGGCTCGGGAATGCGCCGGGCGCGCCGCGCGTTCCGTCGGGTGCGGGGCTCGAACCGGGCTCGGATCCACCGGGCCCCGTCCCTCCGTCGGCCGAGCCCGATGCACGTCTCGGATATCTGATTTGCCTCTGAGGTCGCAGTCGTGCAGAATGTGCGCCGACGCACGCTGGAACCCCATCGCAAGGACTGCCGAATGGCCACCGACTACGACGCCCCGCGCAAGACCGACGACGACTCGAACGAGTCGATCGAGGCCCTCAAGGAGCGCGTCCCCGCGAAGAGCGTCGCGACGGACGACGACGCCGACAACCCGGGCAGCTTCGACCTCTCCGCCGCCGACCTCGCCGACGTCGAGCTCGACGTCGTCGTGCTGCCGCCGCAGGAGGACGAGTTCACCTGCGTGAGCTGCTTCCTCGTGAAGCACCGCCTGCAGTTCGACCACGAGTCGAAGCTCGGCCCGATCTGCCGCGAGTGCTCCTGACCGAGCCCCGCAACCACGACGACGCCCGCGCCACCACGGCGCGGGCGTCGTCGTGCGCGGGGGAGCGCGGTCAGGGGCGAGCGGCCTCGATCGCCGCGGCGAGCGCCGCCGGCCGGCGCGTGCTGACGAGCCACGCGGTCGTGGGATCGGCCTCGTCGACGACGCTCGCGCGCACGAGCGCGCGCGTCCACGGCACGGTCACGTGGTGGGCCGCCGCGTCCCAGCCCGTGCGCATCGCCTCGCGCGCGGCGTCGGCCTCGAGCGGCTCCGCGACGCCGAGGTGCACCACCTCGATGCGCGCGCGGCCCGCGCGCAGCGCGCCCTCCGCGACCTCGACGACGGGCGACGACAGCCACAGGATCGCCACGACGAGCGCGTAGATCGCCACCGCGACCACCGCGCCCCAGGCGAGGCTGATCGGCAGGAACACCGCGAGCACGGCGGGCACGATGAGCAGCAGGACGACGAGCAGCCACAGCGGCGGCGCGAGCCGCTCGCGGTAGGAGATGGAGGAGGCCATGCCTCCATCATCCCGCGCCGGTGGGCCGCGCCGCGCCCGCGCGACGACCGTCGTCGCGGCCCGCCGATTCCGCCTCCCGGCCCCGCTCCACTACCGTGGGGACGATGGAGCAGGTCGAGGTCCTCATCACCGGCGCGCCGGTGCCGCGCTACGCGCACCCGGGCGATGCCGGTGCGGACCTCCACGCGGCCGAGCCGGTCGTGCTGGAGCCCGGCGCCCGCGCGCTCGTGGGCACGGGCGTCGCGATCGCGCTGCCGGACGGCTTCGCCGCCTTCGTGCACCCGCGCAGCGGGCTCGCCGCGAAGCACGGCATCACGATCGTGAACGCGCCGGGCACGGTCGACG
This genomic interval carries:
- a CDS encoding NAD(P)-dependent oxidoreductase — protein: MTSIAWIGLGNMGSRMSAHLVSAGHDVRGFDVVEALRARAAEHGITPTASIAEAVEGAEVVILSLPKGDHVREVLAGAEGVFAHAAAGTLVLDTSTVDVETSAWCHDEAGSRGLRFVDAPVSGGIQGAAAATLTFMLGGDAADVEDARAVVTPMAGNVFAVGEATHGIAAKLVNNMMLGISILAMSEGSQLAKQLGLDPKAFFDVARVSSGDSWAVRTWYPVPGVVAGSAADDNFDASFSAMLAHKDVALAVAGAEATGVAVPAATLIRDQLQRLLDDGLGGKDCTLVVREASPDGAVEGWDGR
- a CDS encoding MFS transporter; amino-acid sequence: MTAPTREAQRDNTRSGLGRVVTAAMAGTVVEWYEFFLYATAATIVFNVIMFPPSDDPYAPIIAAFLTYAVGFVARPLGGIVFGHFGDKFGRKKLLQFAIILVGVATFLMGCLPTFDQIGYWAPALLVLLRFAQGFAVGGEWGGGVLLVAEHSPNKERGFWSSFPQAAVPAGNLLATLVLLVLQWTLSDEDFLGWGWRIAFWLSVVIVGVGYYIRTRVEDAPIFQSVREEVAESKAQSYGVLEVLKRYPKGVLTAMGLRFAENVLYYLVVTFSIVYLRTYLEYDVARILGLMAIAHVAHFVFVPIVGRFVDSVGRKPMYLVGTLLGATWGFFAFPMFESGNDVVILAAIIIGLAFHALMYAGQPAIMAELFPTRMRYSGVSLGYQVTSIVAGSLAPIIATALLGQFGSSVPVAIYLVICCAITLIAVLALKETKGISLHDVDDADRERLLQEKGTV
- the sepH gene encoding septation protein SepH — encoded protein: MQQLSVIGVEDDQLVLESESGERYRVPVSALPERSKRPSAIPARERKASPRDVQALIRGGMTAEEVAASTGEELAYVQRFEGPVLAERAHMLDSALSIPVATGDIDPLAGETSFGAAMDDRLDDLRASDREWAAWKDTEGGAWTVRLRFTTEGIQHEATWAWEPKKASLLPRGKEATSLSQSGDASSVLVPRLRAIDRQARPVAPGSTGAASAPAADAAPPIQQRAERRPAERRGDSGRIDLGQGGGAAGSGRPDAARSDTGRVDAARTDTGRFDSDAFRTIERGRRSAPAPVEPGVGLEDAVDGARRSPEEDRQEATRADNPWLRRRTGEVGTQPEGVQAAAINRSAASAQPNHTAELLDALRRRRSEREDALRTAETGPAAPEPEALPEQEEPQRRTAGATGPVGARKRGSRAAMPSLGRDRLRLARRRRPLTQQRAAARRGGRGRGAPPSSRPACSRRDPWRVARRATHLTRSSC
- a CDS encoding DUF4193 domain-containing protein, with translation MATDYDAPRKTDDDSNESIEALKERVPAKSVATDDDADNPGSFDLSAADLADVELDVVVLPPQEDEFTCVSCFLVKHRLQFDHESKLGPICRECS
- a CDS encoding DUF3093 family protein; this translates as MASSISYRERLAPPLWLLVVLLLIVPAVLAVFLPISLAWGAVVAVAIYALVVAILWLSSPVVEVAEGALRAGRARIEVVHLGVAEPLEADAAREAMRTGWDAAAHHVTVPWTRALVRASVVDEADPTTAWLVSTRRPAALAAAIEAARP
- the dut gene encoding dUTP diphosphatase; protein product: MEQVEVLITGAPVPRYAHPGDAGADLHAAEPVVLEPGARALVGTGVAIALPDGFAAFVHPRSGLAAKHGITIVNAPGTVDAGYRGEIKVNLLNTGDEPHRIEAGDRIAQLVVQRVERVRFVEVERLPGSDRGEGGHGSTGLRAATEGSGR